Proteins co-encoded in one Malus domestica chromosome 09, GDT2T_hap1 genomic window:
- the LOC103411799 gene encoding probable GPI-anchored adhesin-like protein PGA55 has product MNDSAGKTASSLVIAEKKIHRPGGCVGIFFQLLDWNRRFAKKKLFSKKLLPPSRANKVSKKFRDEKMPISKLHLIADENSGGFPNAKKNGNPSVVYEHKHELRAPSLVARLMGLESMPATREKPKKASFADVSDSGEKTIVNNCSGNDREELNLETQNGKSEARPQKLQKMGPYEKRAVTRFGAEALQIKSVLSCSRKHHPRLASPVKSPRISSGKNASRNSRLIGAATRILEPGLQSTNRAKGALTYSPSFQYPPVCEVVEDGATVQSPEISKHARCNAGASNSLIGQTSCKSCGSSVDVVESSSKVEAQQPAFPSFASNIINGSSMVAEQSKPKSSISSFGKEKDAISQGTRNQPVSVSGQKGIRSLGEPVTEGKSLPPEGLASWQLLSNQPCKPQKGEASSITSKNRSQMQHRMSLGRERIPPRSKLNSLDGRRDSSAANAVTGTKDFVALNRNLTGRSRPRVLTKMNDYKFDTEKEAFNGKDDYPSQLRTTIRKRRIINGSGQVGSSGFVGSTSTRRGNYQFDVPTGKRLGNGVHFMNHTSARNELAGQREGNRANGNKGTDVISFTFNSPIRNRTGNPAGMQGTNIDNCIKAPPQEPLPLSGDVIGAFLEQKLRELACQEDENMATGASSKRSTAMILQELISALSADHSISSHDGQMANTDIASPACGKTDRSVGIFHDGHHLSPGSVLEASFSSSSLDDSSGHRSFYPHSMDYSADQLQLGHDADIVDSATSADKNKTGGEMITALFGNVSRMLHSIDAGGERLSGGKLTNANEVILNAELLFGDVTLHNKGNIMEGLFVSPLLLDLETIAGTMMTKFHVYSSFRGVKELTEFLFGFVVEYLESKYDRYCNSGFRFWKKLPAGMNHKLMIQEVREEIQKWTDLAGMIPDELIEWDISHSLGKWTDFNIEAFEVGSEIDGDILQSLVNEVVIDLCESRLLDSF; this is encoded by the exons ATGAATGATTCTGCAGGGAAAACGGCGTCGTCTTTGGTGATAGCAGAGAAGAAGATTCATAGGCCGGGTGGTTGCGTTGGCATTTTCTTCCAGCTCCTTGACTGGAACCGCCGGTTCGCCAAGAAGAAGCTCTTCTCCAAGAAATTGCTTCCTCCAT CTCGAGCAAACAAGGTTTCCAAGAAGTTCAGAGATGAAAAAATGCCGATTTCCAAGCTACATTTG ATTGCTGATGAAAACAGTGGGGGTTTCCCAAATGCGAAGAAAAACGGGAATCCTAGTGTTGTTTATGAGCACAAGCATGAACTGCGTGCTCCGAGTTTGGTTGCTAGGCTTATGGGTCTTGAATCCATGCCTGCCACACGCGAGAAGCCCAAGAAAGCTTCGTTTGCTGATGTTAGTGACAGTGGAGAGAAGACAATTGTGAATAACTGTAGTGGTAATGATAGAGAAGAACTGAATTTGGAGACACAAAATGGAAAGTCTGAAGCAAGGCCTCAGAAGCTGCAGAAAATGGGACCGTATGAGAAGAGGGCAGTGACTAGGTTTGGAGCCGAGGCACTTCAAATTAAGAGTGTTTTGTCGTGCTCGAGAAAGCATCACCCAAGGCTTGCTTCTCCAGTGAAGAGTCCGAGGATTTCCTCTGGGAAGAATGCTTCGCGAAACTCTCGGTTGATTGGTGCTGCTACTAGAATTTTAGAACCTGGACTGCAGTCTACGAATAGAGCAAAAGGTGCCCTCACTTACTCGCCTTCGTTTCAATATCCTCCGGTGTGTGAGGTTGTGGAAGATGGAGCAACAGTTCAATCACCAGAGATTTCTAAGCATGCACGTTGTAATGCTGGTGCGTCCAATTCTCTGATAGGCCAAACTTCTTGCAAAAGCTGTGGTAGTTCAGTAGATGTTGTGGAATCATCGTCAAAGGTGGAGGCACAACAACCTGCTTTCCCATCCTTTGCTTCAAACATTATCAATGGCTCTTCGATGGTAGCAGAACAAAGTAAGCCGAAGTCATCCATATCCTCCTTTGGGAAAGAAAAGGATGCAATTTCTCAGGGAACTCGGAACCAACCTGTATCAGTTTCTGGTCAAAAGGGAATACGATCCCTTGGTGAACCTGTCACAGAAGGGAAGTCTCTACCACCAGAAGGTCTAGCTTCATGGCAGTTGTTGTCAAATCAACCATGCAAACCTCAGAAGGGAGAAGCATCTTCGATTACCTCAAAGAATAGGTCTCAGATGCAGCATCGAATGTCACTAGGAAGAGAAAGGATTCCACCCAGATCCAAACTAAATAGTCTTGATGGCAGAAGAGACTCATCTGCTGCCAATGCTGTTACAGGGACCAAAGACTTTGTTGCCTTGAACCGAAATCTGACTGGTCGTTCCCGACCAAGGGTGCTTACCAAAATGAACGATTATAAGTTTGACACAGAGAAGGAAGCTTTTAATGGAAAAGATGATTATCCATCACAGCTAAGGACCACAATACGGAAAAGGAGGATTATCAATGGTAGTGGCCAAGTTGGAAGTAGTGGTTTTGTTGGTTCAACTTCCACAAGACGGGGGAATTATCAGTTTGATGTGCCAACTGGAAAAAGATTAGGAAATGGTGTTCATTTTATGAACCACACTTCTGCTAGGAATGAATTAGCAGGTCAGAGAGAAGGTAACAGAGCAAATGGAAATAAGGGCACTGATGTTATTTCATTCACATTTAATTCCCCTATCAGGAACAGGACTGGAAACCCTGCGGGAATGCAAGGTACAAACATAGACAATTGCATAAAGGCACCTCCCCAAGAACCATTGCCATTGAGTGGAGATGTTATTGGTGCCTTTCTGGAACAAAAACTGAGGGAGCTTGCTTGTCAAGAAGATGAAAACATGGCAACAGGTGCTTCATCCAAGAGGTCCACTGCTATGATTCTCCAAGAGCTAATATCTGCCTTGTCTGCAGATCATTCTATTTCTTCTCATGACGGACAGATGGCCAATACAGATATAGCATCACCT GCTTGTGGAAAGACAGATAGATCAGTTGGAATCTTTCATGATGGTCATCATTTGAGCCCTGGGTCGGTTCTTGAAGCTTCATTTTCTTCGAGTAGTCTGGATGATAGCTCAG GGCATAGGTCCTTCTACCCTCACTCTATGGATTACTCTGCTGATCAGTTGCAACTTGGACATGATGCTGATATTGTAGACTCTGCCACTTCAGCGGACAAAAATAAGACTGGCGGTGAGATGATAACTGCTCTTTTCGGCAATGTATCAAGAATGTTGCATAGCATCGATGCTGGTGGGGAGAGATTGAGTGGAGGCAAGCTCACCAATGCAAATGAAGTTATCTTGAATGCCGAACTGTTGTTTGGAGATGTGACTCTTCACAATAAGGGGAACATAATGGAAGGTCTTTTTGTCAGTCCCTTGCTTCTTGATCTGGAAACTATTGCTGGCACCATGATGACGAAATTCCATGTGTATAGTAGTTTCAGGGGCGTCAAAGAACTTACTGAATTCCTATTTGGCTTTGTCGTTGAGTACTTGGAATCAAAATATGACCGATACTGCAACTCCGGATTCAGATTTTGGAAAAAACTCCCCGCAGGCATGAACCACAAGTTGATGATTCAAGAGGTTCGGGAGGAGATTCAGAAGTGGACGG